Sequence from the Streptomyces peucetius genome:
CAGACCGCGGACCAGCCGCCCGGTGGAGTGCGCGTCGGACAGGGCGGGGTGGACGGTGAAGTAGAAGCGCGTCGCGGCCGGGTCCCGGCCGTGGACGACCCGGAGCCGCCACAGTCCACCGCCCGCCGGGAGCACGTCGTTGACCTCGTCGGCGAGCCGGTCGGCGGGCGAGCCGTGGCCGGCCGGCCCGCCCTGAATCAGCTGTCCGGGGCCCGGGCCCGGACCCTGCTGGAACCACAGGCTGCCCCGCACCTCGCCGATCCGCAGCGAGAGCAGCGGAAACCTCCGGACCCACAGAGCCACGGCCTGCGCCACGTACTCCGGGCAGAACTCGGCATTCACGGTGAAACCCGTCGTGGCCTGGGTGTCCCCGTGCATCAGCGCGTGCTGGTAGGCGAAGGTCGCCTCGATGTCGCCGAGCCGGCGCACGTCCCTGACGGCCGTCACCCTTCGACCGCTGCGGTCACCGGCCGCGGCCAGTGGATCCGGTTCGACAGGGTGACGCCGTGGCTGGTGAACTCGAGCGTGACCCGGTCCTGGTCGGTCATCCGGTAGCCCCCGTGGAAGCTGCTGCGGTCGGCGCCGATGAAGACGTAGTGCACCAGGCCGGGCCGGCGCAGCGTGCCGTACGAGAACAGCTCCGACATCATGCCGCCGAGGCCGTAGTGCAGGGCCTTGGTGCCGGTGGTGAAGCCGCCCTGCCAGCCCGGCCCGCCGTCGCGCTCGACCGTCACCCGGCCGGTCACCCGCTGCGGCGGCTCGTCGAGGAAGAGCCACGGCGCGACCGCCGCGTCACAGAGCTTGGCGTACGACAGGTGCCCCTGGTGCCGCTTGAACCGGCCGATGTCGGTGAGATCGTTGCCGAAGGTGTAGCCGGTGTAGCGGGGTTCGCCCGCGTCGTCGGTCACGTACACGAGGACGATCTCCGCCTCCTCGCACAGGGCGACCGCGCTCGACGGCACGGCCAGGTCGTCGCCGGGCACCTTCAGACAGTCGCCCATGCCCTTGAGGAACCAGTTGGGCTGGGACTGGGTGTCGGCGCCGACCTTGACGTTGTGGGTCTGCATGAAGCCGCTCACCATGGCGTCGCCCGCGGACGCGGGCATGAGCGGCGGACGGAACCGTACAAACCCGGTCTCGAAGTCCGGTACGGTCACCCGTCCGCCGCCCGAGGTCAGCTCGGCCACGAGCGCGGCGCGGTCGCGCCCCGCCGCCAGGGCCGTCCGCCGCAGGTCGGTCTCCTCGGCGAGCGGGTACAGCACCAAGGGCGCGCCGGGCTCGGGCTTGTCGAGCCCGACGTGCCGTCGGCCTCTGTAGGTGCATTCGAAGAACACGGACATGACGCATCTCCTCAGGAAGACAGGAAGGCGGGGAGCAAGGGAGCAAGGGAAAGGGCGGCACGAGGAAGGCGCCCGAAGGCGCCGCGGGGCTCGGCGGGGGCGGCGGGCTCGGCCGGGGCGGAGCCGCGAACGGCTCAGAAGTCCCGCACGAGCCAGCGGTCCGCGGCGGCGTTGAGCGCCATGCCCCAGCCCGCGCCCTCCGCGGGCGAGATGGTGTTGGTGCCCCGGTCCACCGCCGGGCGCGGCAAGACGATCATCTCGGGGAAGAAGCGGTCCGACTGCCCCGCCTCCACGGTCAGCGCGCCGGGGTGGTTGAAGGCCAGCGCCCGGCCCGCGTTGATCAGCGGGCCGACCTCGGCGACCTGCACCCCGATCTGGTACCGCAGACCGTTGGACCTGGCGTAGTCGACGAGCCGGGCGGCGCGCAGAGTGCCGCCGTTCTTCGCCACCCGGATGTTGACGGCGTCGCACGCCTCCGCCTCCACCGCGGTCCTGGCGTCGTCGGCACCGCACACGGATTCGTCGAGCATGACGCCGATGCCTCCGCTGCGCCGCAGTTCGCGCAGGCCGGCCCAGGAACCCTTGGGCAGCGGCTCCTCCACGTAGTCGGCCCCGCTCTCCCTCAGCCGCCAGGCGTACGGCAGCGCGGTGGTGGGCGTCCAGCTCATGTTGGCGTCGACCATGATCGTGACGTGGTCGCCCACGTGCTCACGGATCGTCTTGACCGTGCGGGCGTCGTGCTCGTTGTCCTCGGACGCCTTGATCTTCACGAAGTGGAACGGGCCTCGGGTGTCGAGGAACTCCTCGACGTCGATACTCAGATCGAGCACCTGGGAGACCCGCATCGGGCCGTCGGACGGCCCGTCGGACGGCCCGTCGTCGTGCCCCGGCAGCAACTGCCGGGCCGTGAGCCCGAGTCGCTGCCCGAGCCAGTCGAGGACCGCGGTTTCGAGAAGGCAGATCAGATTGTTGCCCCCGGTGACGGCGAAGGTCCGCGCGAACCCGTCCCGGTGCAGCCGCTCCAGAAGCTCCGCCGGCGCCGCACCGGTCAGCAGCGCCAGCAGCGCGTCCAGGTCCACCTCGCGCAGGGCCGCCGTCACCCCGGCGGTGGTCTCCCCGGTGACGTAGGCGCGGGGCGCGCACTCGCCGATGCCGCTCACGCCGTCGGCGTCGAGGCTCAGCACAAGGCTGTCGGACGTCGTGCGGCGTGCGGCGGGATGGTCGAAGGAGGTGCTCATGGGCAGCTCCACCCGGTACAGCCGGGCGGCACACGGCTCAGGCATCCCGGTTCAGCCCCTGGAGCAGGGTGTACGTCGAGGTCCAGTCGACCAGTCCGTCGCTGACCGGGGTGTAGAAGAGATAGTGCTTGTCGGTGGGCAGCTTCATGATGGAGCCGCGGCCGGACATCATCGTGTGGAACACCTCGTGGGTGGCGTCGAGGTCCACGATGGGGTCGGTCATACCGGAGACGAAGACGGTCGGCACCTCGGGGAGCTGCCGCTTCGGCTGCAGATAGAGCTTCTCGAGCTCCAGCAGGGTGGCCCGGGAGCGCCGGGTGATCTGCCGTACGGCGAGGTCGTCGTCGTCGATGAAGTGCTGGTACTTGACGTCGTCGGTGAAGTCGGTGGCCTTCAGACCGGCGTCCCACAGCTCCTCGCCGCGGTCGGCCGCGGCGGCACGCAGTTCCTCCTCCCCGAGCGTGGCGTGCATCCTGCCGAGCCACGTCGAGCAGAAGACGGCGGCGTCGTAGCGCGTGGTGAAGCCCTCGTGGTGCATGAGGGCCGCCATGAAGGAGCCACCGAGGCAGTGTCCGAAGAGCGACAGCGGCACGTCGTCGCCGATCATCTCGCGGACCATGGCCACCGCGTCGGCGTAGTCGCCGAGCACGGTGGCCGTGTCGGGTATCTCATGGCGGTCACCGGGGCTGATGCCGCTGCCCCGCCGGTCGAGCACGAAGAAGGCGATGTCGTTGTCGGCGAACCGGGGGCCCACCTCCCACAGCCAGCCGGCGTGGCTCTGCAGTCCGTGGAAGTAGAAGACGGCGCCCTTCGTGCGGCGCGGCCGCCACAGATGGAGTGCCGGGCCGGATCCGTCCGGCCGCAGGTCGATGATCTCGCGGCGGATGTTCTGCGGGGGCCTGTTGATGACGAGCATCTGTATCTGTCCTCTCAGCGGCCGACGATGTCGGCGACGAAATCGGTGTCCTTCTGGAAGGGCTTGAACTTGTACTGGGTCGCGTTGCCGGCCTGTCGACGCGTCTCGCTGTACTCGCTGATCGCGTCCTGCCGCACGGGGACGACCTCCATGGCGCCGAGGCGTCCGCTGTCCCGCTTGGAGGCGTACTCGATGTTGATCTCGCGCAGCGCGCGGTCGACGGCCTCCGAGAGCTCCCGGCCGAGCGCAGTCGAGGGCTCGGCCACCTCGGTGACGACCGTGTAGGAGGGCGGCTCGCCCCACCGGGGGCCGCACATGTACAGGCCGGTGTCGAGTCCGCAGGCGGCCAGTCCCTGCATGATGGCCTGGGTCACCTGCGACTCGGTGATCTTCTCTCCGGTGAAGGAGTGGAAGACACCGTCACGGTGGACGAAGTGGATCCAGGGCGTGCCGTCCATGATCCGGTCGACGCGGTACACGTCGCCGGTCCACATCCGGTAGAAGCCGTTCCCCTGCGACATGATCAGGTGGTAGTCGCGGCCGGCCTGCACCTCGTCGAAGAGAAG
This genomic interval carries:
- a CDS encoding FAH family protein; this translates as MSVFFECTYRGRRHVGLDKPEPGAPLVLYPLAEETDLRRTALAAGRDRAALVAELTSGGGRVTVPDFETGFVRFRPPLMPASAGDAMVSGFMQTHNVKVGADTQSQPNWFLKGMGDCLKVPGDDLAVPSSAVALCEEAEIVLVYVTDDAGEPRYTGYTFGNDLTDIGRFKRHQGHLSYAKLCDAAVAPWLFLDEPPQRVTGRVTVERDGGPGWQGGFTTGTKALHYGLGGMMSELFSYGTLRRPGLVHYVFIGADRSSFHGGYRMTDQDRVTLEFTSHGVTLSNRIHWPRPVTAAVEG
- a CDS encoding alpha/beta hydrolase → MLVINRPPQNIRREIIDLRPDGSGPALHLWRPRRTKGAVFYFHGLQSHAGWLWEVGPRFADNDIAFFVLDRRGSGISPGDRHEIPDTATVLGDYADAVAMVREMIGDDVPLSLFGHCLGGSFMAALMHHEGFTTRYDAAVFCSTWLGRMHATLGEEELRAAAADRGEELWDAGLKATDFTDDVKYQHFIDDDDLAVRQITRRSRATLLELEKLYLQPKRQLPEVPTVFVSGMTDPIVDLDATHEVFHTMMSGRGSIMKLPTDKHYLFYTPVSDGLVDWTSTYTLLQGLNRDA
- a CDS encoding enolase C-terminal domain-like protein, whose amino-acid sequence is MSTSFDHPAARRTTSDSLVLSLDADGVSGIGECAPRAYVTGETTAGVTAALREVDLDALLALLTGAAPAELLERLHRDGFARTFAVTGGNNLICLLETAVLDWLGQRLGLTARQLLPGHDDGPSDGPSDGPMRVSQVLDLSIDVEEFLDTRGPFHFVKIKASEDNEHDARTVKTIREHVGDHVTIMVDANMSWTPTTALPYAWRLRESGADYVEEPLPKGSWAGLRELRRSGGIGVMLDESVCGADDARTAVEAEACDAVNIRVAKNGGTLRAARLVDYARSNGLRYQIGVQVAEVGPLINAGRALAFNHPGALTVEAGQSDRFFPEMIVLPRPAVDRGTNTISPAEGAGWGMALNAAADRWLVRDF